One stretch of Ficedula albicollis isolate OC2 chromosome 7, FicAlb1.5, whole genome shotgun sequence DNA includes these proteins:
- the ACKR3 gene encoding atypical chemokine receptor 3 has product MSALDLTSILDFLETANLTEINWTCNNSECITVDATTCSGTLNKSALLYTLSFFYIFIFVIGLVANSVVVWVNLQAKMTGYETHLYIFNLAIADLCVVITLPVWVVSLVQHNQWHMGEITCKITHLIFSINLYSSIFFLACMSVDRYLSVAYFTNSSSRKKKIVRRCICVLVWLLAFSASLPDTYYLKTVSSTSETYCRPVYPEESFKEWLIGMELISVVLGFLIPFPVIAVFYFLLAKSVSASGDQERKSNGRIIFSYVVVFLVCWLPYHVAVLLDIFYSLHFIPFSCQMENFLYATLHVTQCFSLVHCCVNPILYSFINRNYRYELMKAFIFKYSAKTGLTKLIDASRVSEAEYSALEQNAK; this is encoded by the coding sequence ATGAGTGCACTTGACTTGACTTCCATCCTGGATTTCCTGGAGACGGCCAACTTGACGGAAATCAACTGGACGTGCAACAACAGCGAGTGCATCACGGTGGACGCCACAACATGCTCTGGCACGCTCAACAAGAGCGCCCTGCTCTACACCCTCTCCTTCTTCTACATCTTCATCTTCGTCATAGGCCTGGTGGCCAACTCGGTGGTGGTGTGGGTCAACCTCCAGGCCAAAATGACCGGCTATGAAACCCACCTGTACATCTTCAACCTGGCCATCGCCGACCTGTGCGTGGTGATCACCCTTCCCGTGTGGGTCGTCTCGCTCGTCCAGCACAACCAGTGGCACATGGGGGAGATCACGTGCAAGATAACTCACCTGATATTCTCCATCAACTTGTACAGCAGCATCTTCTTCCTGGCGTGCATGAGCGTGGACCGCTACCTGTCGGTCGCCTACTTCACCAACTCCAGCAGCCGCAAGAAGAAGATCGTCCGCCGCTGCATCTGCGTCCTGGTGTGGCTGCTGGCCTTCTCCGCCTCCCTCCCCGACACCTATTACCTCAAGACGGTCTCCTCCACCAGCGAGACCTACTGCAGGCCTGTGTACCCTGAAGAGAGCTTCAAGGAGTGGCTGATCGGCATGGAGCTCATCTCCGTGGTGCTGGGCTTCCTCATCCCCTTTCCCGTCATCGCCgtgttttatttcctcctggCCAAGAGCGTCTCCGCCTCCGGCGACCAGGAGCGCAAGAGCAACGGGAGGATCATCTTCTCCTACGTTGTGGTGTTCCTGGTGTGCTGGCTGCCCTACCATGTGGCCGTCCTGCTGGACATCTTCTACAGCCTTCACTTCATCCCCTTCAGCTGCCAGATGGAGAACTTCCTCTACGCCACCCTCCACGTCACTCAGTGCTTCTCCCTCGTGCACTGCTGCGTCAACCCCATCCTGTACAGCTTCATCAACCGCAACTACAGATACGAGCTCATGAAGGCCTTTATTTTCAAGTACTCTGCCAAAACTGGCCTCACTAAACTCATCGATGCCTCCAGAGTGTCAGAAGCAGAATACTCAGCTCTGGAGCAAAATGCCAAATGA